In Nicotiana tabacum cultivar K326 chromosome 11, ASM71507v2, whole genome shotgun sequence, a single window of DNA contains:
- the LOC107829466 gene encoding uncharacterized protein LOC107829466 — translation MPHHIGSKPIREIIYQKGGKDGKPPDLATIFFETRKKNNTLVDSETIEKHAQIQELVQSEPSLPSIELVEKCFGPQIRSHVFGFGGGVKAKDLKGGTSSNAELRSELCSTREENQSLKDCLSTIENDVKELKQLKELLLAQHSNVQPPTLLISGE, via the exons ATGCCTCATCATATTGGTAGCAAGCCAATTAGAGAGATTATTTATCAAAAG GGCGGAAAAGATGGCAAACCACCAGATTTGGCAACTATTTTCTTTGAGACTCGCAAGAAGAATAACACGCTTGTTGATTCTGAAACAATCGAAAAACAT GCTCAAATCCAAGAATTGGTGCAGTCTGAACCGTCTCTTCCTAGCATAGAGCTTGTAGAAAAATGCTTTGGACCTCAAATTCGCAGCCATGTATTTGGATTTGGGGGTGGAGTAAAGGCGAAAGACTTGAAAGGGGGCACTTCCTCAAATGCTGAATTACGGTCTGAGCTATGTTCAACACGAGAGGAAAACCAATCTTTGAAAGATTGCTTGTCTACCATCGAAAATGATGTGAAAGAACTGAAGCAGCTAAAAGAATTGTTATTAGCTCAACACTCCAATGTCCAGCCTCCGACATTACTTATTTCAGGAGAATGA